A single Microbacterium protaetiae DNA region contains:
- a CDS encoding thymidine kinase translates to MAKLYFRYGAMNSGKSTALLQAAYNYEERGQHVLLAKPVIDTKDADRISSRLGVSRPVDFLIRPDDDLRALFAEHRASVRGDAEALIPEASTDVACLLIDEAQFLTPEQVDDLLRIVVLDGVPSLAYGIRTDFQTQTFPGSRRLLELAHSLEELKTICRCGRKALFNARLVGGRFVFDGDQVAIDELTAERVTYESMCAECYLRESGGRLG, encoded by the coding sequence GTGGCCAAACTGTACTTCCGCTACGGGGCGATGAATTCCGGCAAGTCGACCGCCCTGCTGCAGGCCGCGTACAACTACGAAGAGCGCGGCCAGCACGTGCTGCTGGCAAAGCCGGTGATCGACACGAAAGACGCCGATCGCATCTCGAGCCGCCTCGGGGTGAGCCGCCCCGTGGACTTCCTGATCCGTCCCGACGACGACCTGCGAGCGCTGTTCGCCGAGCACCGGGCGAGTGTGCGCGGCGATGCCGAAGCCCTCATTCCCGAGGCATCCACCGACGTGGCGTGTCTGCTCATCGACGAGGCCCAGTTTCTCACTCCCGAGCAGGTCGACGATCTGCTGCGCATCGTCGTGCTCGACGGCGTGCCGTCGCTGGCCTACGGCATCCGTACCGATTTTCAGACGCAGACGTTCCCGGGCTCGCGGCGTCTGCTCGAGCTCGCGCACAGCCTCGAAGAGCTCAAGACGATCTGCCGGTGCGGGCGTAAGGCGTTGTTCAACGCCCGGCTCGTGGGCGGCCGCTTCGTGTTCGACGGCGACCAGGTCGCCATCGACGAGTTGACTGCCGAGCGCGTCACCTACGAGTCGATGTGCGCGGAGTGCTACCTGCGCGAATCGGGTGGGCGCCTCGGCTGA
- the mqo gene encoding malate dehydrogenase (quinone), translating into MTETVDVVLIGGGIMSATLGAFLHELQPDWKITAIERLSDVAEESSNAFNNAGTGHSALCELNYTPQAADGSIDISKAISINEQFQLSRQFWSSLVERGVLSDPDTFINTTPHMTFVRGEKNVDFLKRRYELLKQQTLFADMEYSEDSRVINTWAPLLMQERLKADEPFAATRVSGGTDVDFGSLTRQLFAQLSADGVEVRTDTEVRNLKRQKDGTWQVKYRRTIGRAPGRINARFVFVGAGGWALKLLQKSGIPEIKGYGCFPIGGQWLQTTDPKVVAAHHAKVYSKATVGAPPMSVPHLDTRVVDGEASVLFGPFATFSPKFLKNGSMWDLVTQVRFSNIFSMLKVAFTNFDLIRYLFSELAKNHHRKVDDLRELMPSARDEDWKLLQAGQRAQVMHQGQLKFGTEVVAHSDGSIAGLLGASPGASTAVPIMLTLLKTCFPDQFASWEPKIRELIPTYGQSLNDQPALALQTLTGTAQDLKIAL; encoded by the coding sequence GTGACTGAAACCGTCGATGTCGTACTGATCGGTGGGGGCATCATGAGTGCCACCCTGGGTGCTTTCCTCCACGAGCTGCAGCCGGACTGGAAGATCACCGCCATCGAGCGGCTCAGCGATGTCGCCGAAGAGAGCTCGAACGCTTTCAACAACGCCGGCACCGGGCACTCTGCACTGTGCGAGCTGAACTACACGCCGCAGGCAGCCGACGGCAGCATCGACATCAGCAAGGCGATCTCGATCAACGAGCAGTTCCAGCTGAGCCGGCAGTTCTGGTCGAGTCTGGTCGAGCGCGGGGTGCTCAGCGACCCCGACACGTTCATCAACACCACCCCGCACATGACGTTCGTGCGTGGTGAGAAGAACGTCGACTTCCTCAAGCGGCGGTACGAGCTTCTCAAGCAGCAGACGCTGTTCGCCGACATGGAGTACAGCGAGGACTCCCGTGTCATCAACACGTGGGCGCCGCTGCTCATGCAGGAGCGCCTGAAGGCCGACGAGCCGTTCGCCGCCACCCGCGTCAGCGGCGGCACTGACGTCGACTTCGGTTCGCTGACCCGCCAGCTGTTCGCGCAGCTGAGCGCAGACGGCGTGGAAGTGCGCACCGACACCGAGGTGCGCAATCTGAAGCGTCAGAAAGACGGCACGTGGCAGGTGAAGTACCGCCGCACGATCGGGCGGGCTCCGGGGCGCATCAACGCCCGATTCGTGTTCGTCGGTGCCGGGGGCTGGGCGCTGAAGCTGCTGCAGAAATCGGGCATCCCCGAGATCAAGGGGTACGGCTGCTTCCCGATCGGCGGGCAGTGGCTGCAGACCACCGACCCCAAGGTCGTCGCCGCCCACCACGCCAAGGTGTATTCGAAGGCCACCGTGGGTGCGCCCCCGATGTCGGTGCCGCATCTTGACACGCGCGTCGTCGACGGCGAGGCATCCGTGCTTTTCGGACCGTTCGCCACCTTCAGCCCGAAGTTCCTGAAGAACGGGTCGATGTGGGATCTCGTGACCCAAGTGCGCTTCTCGAACATCTTCAGCATGCTCAAGGTCGCCTTCACCAACTTCGATCTCATCCGCTACCTGTTCAGCGAGCTGGCCAAGAACCATCACCGCAAGGTCGACGATCTGCGGGAGCTCATGCCGTCGGCTCGGGATGAGGACTGGAAGCTGCTGCAGGCAGGCCAGCGCGCGCAGGTGATGCACCAGGGGCAGCTGAAGTTCGGCACCGAGGTGGTGGCCCATTCCGACGGCTCGATCGCGGGGCTGCTGGGCGCGTCTCCGGGGGCATCGACGGCCGTGCCGATCATGCTCACGTTGCTCAAGACGTGCTTCCCCGATCAGTTCGCGTCGTGGGAGCCGAAGATCCGCGAGCTCATCCCCACGTATGGGCAGAGCCTCAACGACCAGCCTGCGCTGGCTCTGCAGACGCTGACCGGCACAGCGCAAGACCTCAAGATCGCGCTCTGA
- a CDS encoding aspartate-semialdehyde dehydrogenase has product MTRISDSGLSVAVVGATGQVGAVMREILAERSFPIRELRLFATARSAGRAVEFGGQSVIVEDVATADPVGIDIALFSAGATGSRTHAPRFAEAGAVVIDNSSAWRMDPEVPLVVSEVNPHAIAQAHKGIIANPNCTTMAAMPVLKPLDAAAGLQRLIVSTYQAVSGSGLAGAEELLGQAQAAVAQNTIGLVHDGGAVDFPQPEKYVAPIAFDVIPFAGNLVDDGDNETDEEKKLRNESRKILELPDLLVAGTCVRVPVFTGHSLSIHAEFTRDITPDQAREILADAPGVVLDEVPTPLQAAGKDPSFVGRIRADQSAPEGKGLVLFLSNDNLRKGAALNAVQIAELVAARITAAV; this is encoded by the coding sequence ATGACCCGTATCTCTGACTCAGGACTCTCCGTCGCCGTCGTCGGCGCCACCGGCCAGGTGGGCGCCGTGATGCGTGAGATCCTCGCCGAGCGCTCGTTCCCGATTCGCGAACTCCGACTGTTCGCAACGGCGCGCTCGGCCGGCCGCGCGGTCGAGTTCGGCGGTCAGAGCGTCATCGTCGAAGATGTCGCCACCGCCGATCCGGTAGGCATCGACATCGCGCTCTTCTCGGCCGGGGCCACCGGCAGCCGCACCCACGCACCCCGCTTCGCCGAGGCGGGCGCCGTGGTCATCGACAACTCCAGCGCCTGGCGGATGGACCCCGAGGTGCCGCTGGTCGTCAGCGAAGTGAACCCGCACGCCATCGCCCAGGCACACAAAGGCATCATCGCCAATCCCAACTGCACGACGATGGCCGCCATGCCTGTTCTGAAGCCCCTGGATGCCGCAGCCGGCCTGCAGCGGCTGATCGTCAGCACCTACCAGGCCGTCTCAGGCTCGGGTCTGGCGGGGGCCGAAGAGCTTCTGGGGCAGGCGCAGGCCGCCGTCGCGCAGAACACCATCGGCCTCGTGCACGACGGGGGAGCAGTCGACTTTCCGCAGCCGGAGAAGTACGTCGCCCCGATCGCATTCGATGTCATCCCGTTTGCGGGCAACCTCGTCGACGACGGCGACAACGAGACCGACGAAGAGAAGAAGCTGCGCAACGAGAGCCGCAAGATCCTCGAGCTGCCCGACCTGCTCGTGGCCGGCACCTGCGTGCGCGTGCCCGTTTTCACCGGGCACTCGCTGTCGATCCACGCCGAATTCACGCGCGACATCACCCCCGACCAGGCCCGTGAGATCCTCGCCGACGCGCCCGGAGTCGTGCTCGACGAGGTGCCCACTCCACTGCAGGCCGCCGGCAAAGACCCCAGCTTCGTCGGCCGCATCCGAGCCGACCAATCGGCACCCGAGGGCAAGGGCCTCGTGCTGTTCCTCAGCAACGACAACCTGCGCAAGGGAGCCGCGCTGAACGCCGTGCAGATCGCGGAACTCGTCGCCGCGCGCATCACCGCCGCGGTCTGA
- a CDS encoding aspartate kinase, with amino-acid sequence MALIVQKYGGSSVADAESIKRVAKRIVDTRRAGHDVVVAVSAMGDTTDELLELASEVAPIPAPRELDMLLSSGERISMALLAMAIHSMGFEARSFTGSQAGMITDAHHGAARIVDVTPIRLREALDEGAIVIVAGFQGFNRDTRDITTLGRGGSDTTAVALAAALDADVCEIYSDVDGIFTADPRVVPKARKLEVISSEEMLELAANGAKVLYIRAVEYARRHGVLIHARSTFSSTEGTLVVDEARREELSTLFPQLQGDHMEEPVVAGVATDLSQAKITILGVPDIPGKAAEIFKIVAKSGANVDMIVQNISAATTGRTDISFTLPKSDAALALRALAAEQDDVGFESLVHDDQIGKLSVVGAGMRSNSGVSATLFDALSAAGINIEMISTSEIRISVVLRGDDLAEAARAVHTAFGLDGEVDATVYAGTGR; translated from the coding sequence GTGGCGCTGATCGTCCAGAAGTACGGCGGATCGTCGGTCGCCGATGCCGAGAGCATCAAGCGGGTGGCCAAACGCATCGTCGACACGCGCCGTGCCGGACACGATGTGGTCGTCGCTGTCAGCGCGATGGGCGACACCACCGACGAGCTGCTCGAACTGGCCTCAGAGGTAGCGCCGATCCCTGCGCCGCGTGAACTGGACATGCTGCTCTCCAGTGGGGAGCGCATCTCGATGGCGCTGCTGGCCATGGCGATCCACTCGATGGGATTCGAGGCGCGGTCGTTCACCGGAAGCCAGGCCGGCATGATCACCGACGCCCACCACGGTGCCGCGCGCATCGTCGATGTCACGCCCATTCGCCTGCGTGAGGCGCTCGACGAGGGGGCGATCGTCATCGTCGCCGGATTCCAGGGCTTCAACCGCGACACCCGCGACATCACCACGCTGGGTCGCGGCGGTTCTGACACCACCGCCGTGGCGTTGGCGGCGGCTCTCGATGCCGACGTCTGCGAGATCTACAGCGACGTCGACGGCATCTTCACGGCCGATCCGCGCGTGGTTCCCAAGGCCCGCAAACTCGAGGTGATCTCCAGCGAAGAGATGCTCGAGCTCGCCGCGAACGGCGCCAAAGTCCTCTATATTCGCGCAGTGGAATATGCCCGCCGGCACGGCGTGCTCATCCATGCGCGCTCGACGTTCAGCTCGACCGAGGGAACCCTGGTCGTCGACGAGGCGCGCCGCGAAGAGCTGTCCACCTTGTTCCCGCAGCTTCAGGGAGATCACATGGAAGAGCCCGTCGTCGCCGGCGTCGCGACCGACCTCAGCCAAGCCAAGATCACGATTCTGGGCGTACCCGACATTCCGGGCAAAGCCGCCGAGATCTTCAAGATCGTCGCCAAGTCGGGTGCCAATGTCGACATGATCGTGCAGAACATCTCGGCAGCCACGACCGGTCGCACCGACATCTCGTTCACCCTTCCCAAGTCCGATGCCGCCCTCGCGTTGCGCGCCCTCGCCGCCGAGCAGGACGACGTCGGCTTCGAGAGCCTCGTGCACGACGACCAGATCGGCAAGCTCTCGGTGGTCGGAGCCGGCATGCGCTCGAACTCGGGGGTCTCGGCGACCCTCTTCGACGCACTCAGCGCCGCCGGGATCAACATCGAGATGATCTCGACCTCAGAGATCCGCATTTCGGTGGTCCTGCGCGGTGACGATCTCGCCGAGGCGGCGCGCGCTGTGCACACCGCCTTCGGTCTCGACGGCGAGGTGGACGCCACCGTCTACGCCGGCACCGGGCGCTGA
- a CDS encoding DMT family transporter: MSAKGWWLFAAMAVLWGVPYLFISEAVASFSPAAVVSGRTLGGAVILLPIALHRRALGPALRRWPWVLAFGAIEMGGPFFLLSDAERTIPSGLTGLLVSTVPLWAVVIGFSIGTHRSVSPWRIIGLLVGFGGVAVVVGGQGMAVTDAASTFVAVGEVLLTALLYAIAPFIVSAKLSDVPSLGPISLALVAVGLVYLPFALLTQHEVPAPRSIVALAALAVLCTAVAFVAFFALIGEVGPVTAPLFTYVNPIVAIALGIIILGEPLSPWLLLGFPLVLAGCWLAATGGRWRPAAAPQPVSAAGAGALDDVTRSARESADP, encoded by the coding sequence GTGAGTGCAAAGGGCTGGTGGCTGTTCGCCGCCATGGCCGTCCTGTGGGGTGTGCCATACCTGTTCATCAGCGAGGCGGTCGCGTCGTTCTCGCCCGCCGCGGTCGTCAGCGGGCGCACCCTGGGCGGCGCCGTGATCCTGTTGCCCATCGCACTGCACCGCAGAGCCCTCGGTCCCGCGCTGCGCCGCTGGCCCTGGGTTCTGGCGTTCGGAGCGATCGAGATGGGCGGCCCGTTCTTTCTTCTCAGCGACGCCGAGCGCACCATCCCGTCGGGACTGACCGGGCTGCTCGTGTCGACCGTGCCGCTCTGGGCGGTGGTGATCGGCTTCTCCATCGGCACGCATCGCAGCGTGAGCCCGTGGCGGATCATCGGCCTGCTCGTCGGCTTCGGCGGCGTGGCGGTGGTCGTCGGTGGGCAGGGAATGGCGGTCACCGATGCGGCATCCACCTTCGTCGCGGTGGGTGAGGTGCTGCTGACCGCCCTGTTGTACGCCATCGCGCCGTTCATCGTCTCGGCCAAGCTCAGCGATGTGCCCTCGCTCGGCCCGATCTCACTGGCACTGGTGGCCGTCGGTCTCGTCTACCTGCCTTTCGCGCTCCTCACTCAGCACGAGGTGCCGGCACCGCGCAGCATCGTGGCGCTCGCGGCGTTGGCGGTGCTGTGCACCGCCGTCGCGTTCGTCGCCTTCTTCGCACTCATCGGCGAGGTGGGGCCGGTGACCGCGCCGCTGTTCACCTATGTGAACCCGATCGTCGCGATAGCGCTGGGCATCATCATCCTGGGTGAACCGCTGTCACCGTGGCTGCTGCTCGGTTTCCCGCTGGTTCTGGCGGGATGCTGGCTGGCCGCCACTGGCGGAAGGTGGCGCCCCGCGGCAGCTCCGCAACCGGTGAGTGCGGCCGGCGCCGGCGCCCTTGACGACGTCACACGGTCGGCTCGCGAGTCGGCCGATCCGTAA
- the recR gene encoding recombination mediator RecR: MYDGIVQDLIDEFGRLPGIGPKSAQRIAFHILQTPGFDVSKLSQLLGEVREKVRFCEICGNVTEHDRCAICRDPRRNQTLICVVEDAKDVAAIERTREFRGLYHVLGGAISPIAGIGPDDLRIAQLMQRLADGTVQEVILATNPNLEGEATATYLSRLLHSLQISVTRLASGLPVGGDLEYADEVTLGRAFEGRRSV, encoded by the coding sequence ATGTACGACGGCATCGTCCAGGACCTGATCGACGAATTCGGCCGCCTTCCCGGCATCGGCCCGAAGTCGGCGCAGCGCATTGCGTTCCACATTCTGCAGACCCCCGGCTTCGACGTCTCCAAGCTCTCGCAGCTGCTGGGCGAAGTGCGCGAGAAAGTGCGCTTCTGCGAGATCTGCGGCAACGTGACCGAGCACGACCGCTGCGCGATCTGCCGCGATCCGCGGCGCAACCAGACGCTCATCTGCGTCGTCGAAGACGCCAAAGACGTCGCCGCGATCGAGCGCACGCGCGAGTTCCGTGGCCTCTACCACGTGCTCGGCGGCGCCATCAGCCCGATCGCAGGAATCGGCCCCGACGACCTGCGCATCGCCCAGCTGATGCAGCGTCTGGCCGACGGCACGGTGCAAGAGGTCATCCTCGCGACCAACCCGAACCTCGAAGGCGAAGCCACCGCGACGTATCTGTCGCGCCTGCTGCACTCGCTGCAGATCTCTGTGACGAGGCTGGCATCGGGGCTGCCGGTGGGCGGCGACCTCGAATACGCCGACGAAGTGACCCTCGGTCGCGCCTTCGAAGGTCGGCGGTCCGTGTGA
- a CDS encoding DNA polymerase III subunit gamma and tau, whose product MTTALYRRYRPETFAEMIGQSQVTDPLMTALRADRVGHAYLFSGPRGCGKTTSARILARCLNCAAGPTDTPCGTCDSCIELGRGGGGSLDVVEIDAASHNGVDDARDLRERAVFAPARDRFKIFILDEAHMVTPQGFNALLKLVEEPPDHVKFIFATTEPEKVIGTIRSRTHHYPFRLVAPAAMLEYVEQLCGQEGVQVEAGVLPLVVRAGGGSPRDTLSVLDQLIAGSEEATVTYARAVALLGYTPAELLDEVVGAFASQDAAAAFSAVDRVVQTGQDPRRFVDDLLERLRDLIVVAATGEGATAVLRGVPSDELARMSQQATAFGAERLSRIADIVVSALDEMSGATSPRLQLELMIARVLAHGGGAVTASAPAPVAAAAERVDTAPPPPHGPAPVAPAAERAPVAPAAERVDTAPDPTPTPAPVAAPAAERVGTTPPAQRVDTTPPAQRVDTTPAAPEPDAPVTLDRVQAAWPDILARLESVSRSSWLVATTATVAGFADDVLTLNFASAADVGKFKKLQAGAGPSEDLRQAIQAVLGIRVKYIARHGGGAPSPRQADPGDIPPPDDDPDPAGPPPAAPASSVAPAPATTRPAATPVTDWAVAAIPSDPDQPPGADQLAVDDDPEDATSLRVTTLAPPREGDVLPASVVAPAPEPDDDGDDADEFDAPEAAVPVVAAPIAPTASIRDDGIERVGEAVVRQVLGARFVREEPYESATRFH is encoded by the coding sequence ACACGCCGTGCGGAACCTGTGACAGCTGCATCGAGCTGGGCCGCGGGGGCGGGGGCTCGCTCGATGTCGTCGAGATCGACGCGGCCAGCCACAACGGCGTCGATGACGCACGCGATCTGCGCGAGCGGGCCGTGTTCGCCCCGGCGCGCGACAGGTTCAAGATCTTCATCCTCGACGAAGCGCACATGGTCACCCCGCAAGGGTTCAACGCGCTGCTCAAGCTCGTCGAAGAGCCGCCCGACCACGTCAAGTTCATCTTCGCGACCACCGAGCCCGAGAAGGTCATCGGCACTATCCGCTCGCGCACCCATCACTACCCGTTCCGGCTGGTGGCGCCCGCGGCCATGCTCGAGTACGTCGAGCAGCTGTGCGGGCAAGAGGGCGTGCAGGTCGAAGCCGGTGTGCTGCCGCTGGTCGTCCGGGCCGGCGGCGGCTCTCCGCGTGACACCCTGTCGGTGCTCGACCAGCTCATCGCCGGGTCAGAAGAGGCGACGGTCACCTACGCCCGCGCCGTGGCGCTGCTCGGCTACACCCCCGCAGAGCTGTTGGACGAGGTCGTCGGGGCGTTTGCGAGCCAGGATGCCGCAGCCGCCTTCTCTGCGGTCGACCGCGTGGTGCAAACCGGTCAAGATCCGCGTCGCTTCGTCGACGATCTGCTCGAGCGCTTGCGCGACCTTATCGTCGTGGCCGCCACCGGCGAGGGCGCGACAGCGGTGCTGCGCGGCGTGCCCTCTGATGAGCTCGCGCGCATGTCGCAGCAGGCGACTGCCTTCGGCGCCGAGCGACTCTCGCGCATCGCCGACATCGTGGTCTCGGCGCTCGACGAGATGAGCGGCGCCACCTCACCGCGGCTGCAACTCGAGCTGATGATCGCGCGAGTGCTCGCGCACGGTGGGGGAGCGGTCACCGCATCTGCGCCCGCTCCGGTCGCCGCGGCAGCAGAGCGCGTCGACACGGCCCCTCCTCCGCCCCACGGCCCCGCCCCGGTCGCCCCCGCAGCGGAACGAGCCCCGGTCGCCCCCGCAGCAGAGCGCGTCGACACGGCCCCCGATCCCACCCCGACGCCCGCCCCGGTCGCCGCCCCAGCAGCAGAGCGCGTCGGCACGACCCCGCCGGCACAGCGCGTCGACACGACCCCGCCGGCACAGCGCGTCGACACGACCCCGGCGGCACCCGAACCCGACGCGCCCGTGACACTTGATCGCGTGCAGGCGGCCTGGCCCGACATCCTGGCCCGTCTCGAGTCGGTGAGTCGCTCTTCATGGCTGGTGGCCACCACCGCGACGGTCGCGGGCTTCGCCGACGACGTGCTCACGCTGAACTTCGCCAGCGCCGCTGACGTGGGCAAGTTCAAGAAGCTCCAGGCAGGAGCCGGGCCGAGCGAAGACCTGCGCCAGGCGATCCAGGCCGTGCTCGGCATCCGCGTCAAGTACATCGCCCGTCACGGCGGCGGCGCCCCGTCTCCGCGACAGGCCGACCCCGGTGACATCCCCCCGCCCGACGACGACCCCGATCCGGCCGGCCCGCCGCCGGCCGCGCCCGCATCCTCCGTCGCGCCCGCACCGGCCACGACCCGCCCAGCTGCCACGCCGGTCACAGACTGGGCGGTTGCGGCGATCCCGTCCGACCCCGACCAGCCACCGGGCGCCGACCAGCTCGCCGTCGACGACGACCCCGAAGACGCCACGTCGCTGCGTGTGACGACACTGGCGCCGCCGCGCGAGGGTGATGTGCTCCCGGCATCCGTCGTCGCTCCTGCCCCCGAACCCGATGACGACGGCGACGACGCCGACGAGTTCGACGCGCCCGAGGCGGCTGTGCCCGTCGTCGCGGCGCCGATCGCGCCGACGGCATCCATTCGCGATGACGGAATCGAGCGCGTCGGCGAAGCCGTCGTCCGCCAGGTGCTGGGTGCCCGCTTCGTCCGTGAAGAGCCCTACGAGTCAGCCACGAGGTTCCACTAG